A segment of the Lycium barbarum isolate Lr01 chromosome 7, ASM1917538v2, whole genome shotgun sequence genome:
ACAATACAAATATCAGTTTTATAAGTTAAAGACTAATTATAATTTCAGGTGCATATAGCTGGAGTTTATATATTCTTGCCTCGTTCCTTAGATTGGTCATTTGCTTCAAGATTGGTAGGATCTTGTGGTTCTTGTTGCACTTGTTCCTGAACTGCTTGCAATGGAGGAGTGGTGGAAAGTTCTGACTCTTGTTGCACTTGttcatgtgctgcttgttatGCGGGAGTGGTGGAATCCAACAATATTTGTTGCATTTTCTCAGGTACTGTTTGTGCTGCAAGAAAGGTAAAATCTGGAGACACTTGTAGCGCTTGTTCCAGCCCTTAAGAACCAGCTGGAATGCAGTTTGAGTTTTGCTTCTGCTTGTGATGCTTTTCATTTGACTTTATAACTTGAAAAGATGGAATGTAGTTTGAGTTCTGCTTGTGCTTGTGATTTGAAACCTTTCGGTTTAGCAAAGATGCAACTGATCCAGGTGGAACGTAGTTTAAgttcttctctttcttgtttttttttaaaacccttCTTGATTCATTATTATTCAAGTCTCTGCAAACAAAAGTAGTAACATCAGAAGCTTACTAGTGAAGCCGCGACTCTTTTAAATGATTCATTAGATTTCTTCCAATCAGATATTGAAAATCCTGCCAAATTGTAGCATTTTGAATAACACTCTAAATGAAATAACCAATGAAAAATGATTAATAAGATATaaaaaaagaataatcataaaatatgtatgaaaaatggtATTTATCAGTCACTCAAAAAGGGTATTTATCaaccactaaaaaaaaaaaacaacgacgagcatatatataaaagaaatacAAAACTTTCTTGTCTAATCATCTGCCTGCATCCAATCCCAATTAGTATCATCAAAGTCATCCTCCTCTTTCGATTTTTCCATGGTTGTATCTTCTGAATGTTGTGCATTAGAtggaatatcaacaacatcaGCAGACACATCTTCTCTTGACCATCTAAAGTCATCGTGATCTAATCTAGCTGAGGAACCAATGTCATCATTAGGCTCCCTCCAAAATGTGTCTCCTATATTAGGACAATTCTCTGCCTCTAGATCATACAAATCAACATGGACTTTATTCCTTGCATAATAAACATCTTTCTTAACTGGATCAGCCACATAAAAACTTGATGAACTTGTGATGCCAACACAAAAGGATCATCTTTACTGCATAACTTGTTGAAGTATACTCGAGTTAACTCATATTCATCTACTTCATTATGAAACCAATCACATCTAAATAGTACACTAAAATGACCATAATAATCAATCTCGATGATATCTTAAATAGCTCCATAATAAATGACCTCTCCATCTATGGGATTTTGGTCCCTAGCACTAGCAAAACTATTTGTTGTTGCTGCTTAAGTCACTCCACTATTTTGAGTCTTGCGTGGGGCGTCCTGATTTTTTGTATGAAATTGATATCCATTAATGAAATATGCAGTATATCTCTTGGCCACCACATTAGGCTTTCTAGATAGCCATAATATATAATTGGGTACTTCAACAGTTTTAATTTTCTCTTCAAACCAACTACTGAATTCCCGACTACGATTCTTTGCTCTTGCCCATGCATTTGATCTTGTATGATTACTCATCAGATTCTTATGTTCCCTGCAGTCATCAATATTAAAAATTTAATCACTACGCATTTATAAATGGAGCTTGACGTACCTTATCCTAACAAAATATATGAAGTTTAAAATGTAAGCAATTGTTATATATATTATCTTACTTGATAAACTTTTCAACTTCTTCATCTCCAGTGTTGAATAGGGCATACTGATGTGCCTCATAACATAACTGTGGATCCATAAAAAAAGTGGgatcctttttcttttcaattcCAATTAGATGACCTATCTTAGGAAATATAGGTGATGAATTTTGGACGCATTCATCATCCTTAGTTTGGTACCTACTGAATCTTGTTTTTACACCATCGTGTAGGTATCTCGAATAAAATGTCAAGCACTCTTCAGCCAAAAAACCCTCTACTATTGATGCTTCTTCACAAGATCGATTACGAACGAACTCCTTCAAGTTACATAGGTCCCTCTCAATGGAATACATCCAACGAATATGAGCCGGACCCCCAAGCTTAATTTCATTCACTAAATGAATAGGCAAATGTAGCATTATATCAAAAAACACTAGATGAAAAATCATTTCAAGGTGACATATGATTTCAGCAATTTCAGACTCCAGTTTTTCAAGATCTCTTCGTCATATAACCTTACTACATATGGCTCTAAAGAAAGTTCCCAACCTAATCAAGGCCAACGAAACATTCTTGGGCAACACTTTTCTAACGGCAACCTGGAGCAGGTAATGCATTATAGAATGAGCATCATGACTCTTGTACCCTGATATTTTCATCTCTTTCACTTGCACACGATGTGATATATTCGAAGCAAACCCTTTTGGTAATTTGGCATTTTTCAAGACAGTACAAAACAACCTTTTTTCTTCTGGTTTCATGGAGAAACAAGATTGAGCCAAACTTACATTCCATCATTATCTTCTATTGGTTGTAGCTCCTTTCCTATCCCCATTTCTTGTAAGTCATAGCGAGAATTTACATGATCCTTTGACTTTCCATCTATCTCCAATAACGTCCCGAGCAAACTGTCACATATATTCTTTTCTATGGGCATCACATCAATATTTTGCCTCAACTTGTTATGTGCCCAATAAggcaattaaaaaaaatagatctTTTTTTCCACGGACCCTTATTATTCCGAgtccttttcttttttcccttTCCAAAGTCATTGTTGAGCTTATGTAGCTCTTCATACACTTCTGTACCCGACAAAGGAGTAGGTGCAGGCTTATGCTCCTCCTTACCATCAAATGACTTCTTATCTTTTCGCAATGGATGATCAGGAGGTAAAAATCTCCAATGACCCAAGTAACACATCTTACAACTATGTTTGAGATATTGAGAGAATGTGTCATAATTACAAGTGGGGCATGACAATTTCCCCTTGGTGCTCCATCCTGAAAGCATTGCTAATGTTGGAAAATCACTAATTGTCCACAATAAGGCTGCACGCATTAGGAACGTTTGTTTGGTTTCAGCATcatatgtttctatcccaggttCCGATAGTTCCTTCAATTCTATAATTAGTGGTTGTAGGTACACATCTATATAATTTCCTAGAGATGATGGACTTGGAATGATCATTGATAACATAATATACTCCGGCTTCATGCAAATCCACGGTGATAAATTATAGTTCATCAACATAACAGGCCACGTGCTATAAGAAATACTCATGGTTTGGAATGGGTTGAAACCATCACTGGAGAGACCCAACCTAACATTACTAGGATATCTGGAGAAGTCTGGGGGCAAACGATCAAAATCCTTCCATGCTTCCCCATCAGCAGGATGCCTTAAATTCCCATCATTGGATCGTTCATTAGCATGCCATCTCATTGCAACAGCTGTTTCAGAACACATGAATATCCTCTGAAGCCTAATCTTTAAGGGAAAGTACCTTAAGACCTTTGCAGGAATTTTAGAGCGTGCATTAGTCGAGGCAGCACCAACACTCTTCCATCTAGAAGATCTACAGACAAAGCAATTATCTGCTTTCTCATTGTCCTTCCAGAATAACATGCAATCATTAGGGCATGCATGTATTTTTTCATAATGAAGTCCCAAATCTTTTATCACCTTTCAAGCCTTATTGAAAGACTCTGGTAGATGAGCAAAGGGAAAAGCCTCTTTTATCAACTCTAACAGGTCTAAAAATGTTGCATTACTCAACCCATGCAAGGATTTAAACAAGTACAGTCGAATGGTGAAACTCAATTTAGAGAAATTTTCACACCCTGGATATAACTCTTGTTTCCCTTCCTCCAATAATTTAAAGAATTTCTTTGCATCTTCAGATAAACCCTCTCAGACTCCTTCTTCATGCCCTCACCCTCTACATTTCTATATATATCATGAAGTAGTCCATCAATATCGTCACGCATATTAGAACTTTCATCATCACTGGTTGGATGACGTGTATTTCTTGAGGAAACCCCTTCTCCATGGAAAACCCATTTGGTGTAACTATCAACAAACCCATGAACAACCAATTGACCCTCCACCACATTTCTATAATGCCAATAGCGATTCGTGCACTTTTTGCAAGGGCATAATATCTCATTTCCTTGAGAAGCTCGTTCAAATGCCTTATCAAGAAAATTATTCACTCCGCGCATATACTCAACCATCCATCTCAGGATATTCATCCAACCTTTATCTCCATTATCCATTAAAATCCTGTATAACAAAAGCAAATCACAAAAGTTAAAATTT
Coding sequences within it:
- the LOC132602330 gene encoding uncharacterized protein LOC132602330 encodes the protein MLFWKDNEKADNCFVCRSSRWKSVGAASTNARSKIPAKVLRYFPLKIRLQRIFMCSETAVAMRWHANERSNDGNLRHPADGEAWKDFDRLPPDFSRYPSNVRLGLSSDGFNPFQTMSISYSTWPVMLMNYNLSPWICMKPEYIMLSMIIPSPSSLGNYIDVYLQPLIIELKELSEPGIETYDAETKQTFLMRAALLWTISDFPTLAMLSGWSTKGKLSCPTCNYDTFSQYLKHSCKMCYLGHWRFLPPDHPLRKDKKSFDGKEEHKPAPTPLSGTEVYEELHKLNNDFGKGKKKRTRNNKGPWKKRSIFFNCLIGHITS